A genomic window from Flavobacterium hankyongi includes:
- a CDS encoding trans-sulfuration enzyme family protein has protein sequence MSNSAFGFETQAIRIQTERTQFLEHSVPLYLTSSFVFEDAEDMRASFTEETPNRLGINSDENKIGVLGIPGQITALLRKKERNIYSRFTNPNTSEFVEKICKMEGAEDGYAFATGMAAVYSTFAALLEAGDHIVSVGSVFGSTHTLFTKYFPKWNITTSYFDINKPETIESYIQPNTKILFAESPTNPAVDIIDLELLGQIAKKYNLILIVDNCFATPFLQNPIQYGAHLVVHSATKLIDGQGRVLGGVTVGRADLIREIYLFSRNTGPALSPFNAWVLSKSLETLPIRVERHCENAVKVAEFLESHPNVKQVKYPFLKSHPQYEIAKKQMRLGGNIVAFEIKGGIEAGRKFLDKIQLCSLSANLGDTRTIVTHPASTTHSKLTEEERLAVSITDGLVRVSVGLETVQDVINDLQQALS, from the coding sequence ATGAGCAATTCAGCATTCGGATTTGAAACCCAAGCGATTCGTATCCAAACAGAAAGAACCCAGTTTTTAGAACATTCCGTTCCGTTATATCTAACATCAAGTTTCGTTTTTGAAGATGCGGAAGATATGCGTGCCTCTTTTACAGAAGAAACCCCAAACAGACTAGGAATAAATTCCGATGAAAATAAAATTGGGGTTCTTGGCATCCCTGGGCAAATAACTGCACTTTTGCGAAAAAAAGAACGCAATATTTACAGTCGATTCACCAATCCAAATACAAGTGAGTTTGTAGAAAAAATTTGCAAGATGGAAGGGGCTGAAGACGGATACGCTTTTGCGACAGGAATGGCAGCTGTGTATTCAACGTTTGCAGCTTTATTGGAAGCTGGCGATCATATTGTTTCCGTAGGAAGTGTTTTTGGTTCTACACATACGTTGTTTACTAAGTATTTCCCGAAATGGAATATTACAACAAGTTATTTCGACATCAACAAACCTGAAACGATCGAGAGTTACATTCAGCCAAATACCAAAATACTTTTTGCTGAATCACCAACCAATCCAGCTGTAGATATTATCGATTTAGAATTGTTAGGACAAATTGCAAAAAAATACAACTTGATTTTAATTGTCGATAACTGTTTTGCAACGCCTTTTTTACAAAATCCAATTCAATACGGAGCCCATTTGGTCGTGCATTCTGCTACTAAATTAATCGACGGTCAAGGTCGAGTACTAGGAGGAGTGACTGTCGGAAGAGCTGATTTAATTCGTGAGATTTATCTTTTTTCAAGAAATACAGGACCAGCTTTGTCGCCTTTTAATGCATGGGTATTATCTAAAAGTTTAGAAACATTACCAATTCGTGTAGAAAGACACTGTGAAAATGCAGTGAAAGTAGCTGAGTTTCTAGAAAGTCATCCAAACGTAAAACAAGTGAAATATCCTTTCTTGAAATCACATCCACAATATGAAATTGCCAAAAAGCAAATGCGTTTAGGAGGGAATATCGTAGCTTTTGAAATTAAAGGAGGTATCGAAGCAGGACGTAAATTTTTAGATAAAATTCAATTGTGTTCGCTTTCGGCCAATTTAGGTGATACAAGAACGATTGTAACGCATCCGGCCTCAACAACTCATAGTAAACTAACAGAAGAAGAGCGTTTGGCTGTAAGCATTACTGATGGTTTGGTTCGTGTTTCAGTCGGTTTAGAAACAGTTCAGGATGTTATTAATGACCTCCAACAAGCGCTGTCTTAA
- a CDS encoding homocysteine S-methyltransferase family protein, translating into MPQKANIYDEIQKRILVLDGAMGTMLQRYKFEEEDFRSVRFKDFPHPLKGNNDLLSLTQPEAVKSVHRAYFEAGADIVETNTFSGTTIGMADYHMEDLVYELNYESAKIAREVADEFTDKPRFVAGSIGPTNRTASMSPDVNDPGFRAVTFDELRIAYKEQVEALIDGGSDILLVETIFDTLNAKAALFAIEEVKEERNLDIPIMVSGTITDASGRTLSGQTVEAFLISISHIPLLSVGFNCALGADQLKPYLKRLAHNTSFNISAHPNAGLPNAFGQYDQTAEEMQVLIKEYLDDNLINIIGGCCGTTPEHIKLIAEVAANYKPRVLEEA; encoded by the coding sequence ATGCCGCAAAAAGCAAACATTTACGACGAAATACAAAAAAGAATCCTCGTTCTTGATGGAGCGATGGGTACTATGTTGCAGCGTTATAAATTCGAAGAAGAAGATTTTCGAAGTGTGCGTTTCAAAGATTTTCCACATCCACTAAAAGGGAATAACGATTTACTGTCGCTAACCCAACCGGAAGCCGTTAAATCTGTCCACCGCGCTTATTTTGAAGCTGGTGCCGATATCGTGGAAACCAATACGTTTTCAGGAACTACCATTGGTATGGCTGACTATCATATGGAAGATTTGGTATATGAGTTAAATTACGAATCGGCTAAAATTGCCCGCGAAGTAGCAGATGAATTTACCGATAAACCACGCTTTGTGGCAGGTTCTATTGGCCCAACCAATCGTACTGCGAGTATGAGTCCCGATGTCAATGATCCGGGATTCCGTGCAGTCACTTTCGATGAGCTACGCATTGCTTACAAAGAGCAAGTAGAAGCGCTAATCGATGGCGGAAGCGATATTCTGTTAGTAGAAACAATTTTCGATACATTAAACGCTAAAGCGGCTCTTTTTGCAATTGAAGAAGTAAAAGAAGAACGTAATCTTGATATTCCTATCATGGTTTCCGGAACGATTACAGATGCTTCCGGCAGAACCTTATCGGGACAAACCGTGGAAGCATTTCTGATTTCAATTTCACACATTCCGTTGTTGAGTGTTGGATTCAATTGTGCTTTAGGAGCCGATCAGTTGAAGCCGTATTTAAAACGTTTGGCACACAATACCTCGTTTAACATTTCGGCGCATCCCAATGCAGGATTACCTAATGCTTTCGGACAATACGATCAAACCGCAGAAGAAATGCAGGTTTTAATCAAAGAATACTTAGATGATAATTTAATCAATATTATAGGCGGTTGCTGTGGAACTACACCGGAGCACATCAAGTTAATTGCTGAAGTGGCCGCAAATTACAAACCAAGAGTACTGGAGGAAGCATAA
- the metH gene encoding methionine synthase, whose product MNEGACNKYLKLSGLEPLIVTPETNFVNVGERTNVTGSRKFLRLIKEGNYEEALDIARAQVEGGAQIIDINMDEGMLDGVYAMTKFLNLIAAEPDISRVPVMVDSSKWEIIEAGLKVAQGKCVVNSISLKEGKEAFLHHAKLVKRYGAAVIVMAFDEIGQADTYERRIEICKRSYDILVNEINFPAEDIIFDPNIFPVATGMEEHRRNALDFFLATKWIRENLPYANISGGVSNVSFSFRGNDKVREAMHSAFLYHAIKHGMTMGIVNPEMLEVYDEIDPTLLEYVEDVLLDRRDDATERLLELAESYKGDVKSNEKAIQEWRNGSLQDRITHALVKGIDEFIETDVEEARQAAARPIEVIEINLMAGMNVVGDLFGSGKMFLPQVVKSARVMKKAVAYLLPYIEAEKDGKSSSAGKVLMATVKGDVHDIGKNIVSVVLACNNFEIIDLGVMVPPEKIIETAIAENVDIIGLSGLITPSLDEMVYLAKEMDKRDIQIPIMIGGATTSRAHTAVKIAPEYRQTVVHVNDASRAVTVAGNLLNKDRKIYASTIRAEYEVFRETFLNRQRDKSYHTIEKARANKLQLNWDNFEAKKPNFIGAKTIEVPLQELVPYIDWTPFFGSWQLFGKYPAILTDNVVGEQATILFADAQKMLKQLLDENWLEAKGIYGIFPANQVKDDDIELYDENGNVLETFLTLRQQSQKTVGAPNIALADFIAPKESNKKDYMGAFCVTTGFGVDEKAKEFEEANDDYSSIMVKALGDRFAEAFAEYLHEKIRKEIWGYASEEHLSNEELIKEDYKGIRPAPGYPACPDHLEKPSIWSLLNVEEKIGVKLTESMAMWPASSVSGYYFGHPESKYFGLGKIKEDQVQDYAQRRNCTYEYAEKWLNPNIAD is encoded by the coding sequence ATGAATGAAGGAGCTTGTAATAAATATTTAAAACTTTCGGGATTAGAACCTTTAATCGTTACCCCCGAAACCAATTTCGTAAATGTAGGTGAACGTACTAACGTAACCGGTTCGCGAAAATTTTTACGTTTAATTAAAGAAGGCAACTACGAAGAAGCACTCGATATTGCTCGCGCCCAAGTAGAAGGCGGTGCGCAGATCATCGATATCAACATGGATGAAGGAATGTTGGACGGCGTATATGCCATGACCAAATTCTTGAATCTGATTGCCGCTGAACCTGATATTTCAAGGGTGCCAGTTATGGTCGACAGTTCCAAGTGGGAAATTATTGAAGCTGGTCTAAAAGTAGCGCAAGGAAAATGCGTGGTGAATTCCATCAGTTTGAAAGAAGGAAAAGAAGCCTTTTTACACCATGCAAAGTTGGTAAAACGTTATGGAGCGGCAGTAATTGTAATGGCGTTTGATGAGATTGGTCAGGCCGATACCTATGAACGTCGTATCGAAATATGTAAGCGTTCGTATGATATTTTAGTAAACGAAATCAACTTCCCTGCAGAAGACATCATTTTTGATCCAAACATTTTCCCGGTAGCTACTGGTATGGAAGAACATCGTCGTAATGCGTTGGACTTCTTTTTGGCTACCAAATGGATTCGTGAAAATCTACCTTATGCGAATATCTCAGGGGGTGTGAGTAATGTTTCATTTTCGTTCCGAGGAAATGACAAAGTACGTGAAGCGATGCATTCTGCATTCTTGTACCATGCTATCAAACATGGGATGACAATGGGTATTGTGAACCCAGAAATGTTGGAAGTGTACGATGAAATCGATCCTACTTTATTGGAATATGTTGAAGATGTTTTATTGGATAGACGAGATGATGCTACTGAAAGACTTTTGGAATTGGCTGAAAGCTACAAAGGTGATGTTAAATCCAATGAAAAAGCAATTCAGGAGTGGCGAAACGGCTCTTTACAGGATAGAATTACGCATGCCTTGGTAAAAGGAATCGACGAGTTTATCGAAACCGATGTGGAAGAAGCCCGACAAGCAGCAGCAAGACCAATCGAAGTCATCGAAATCAATCTGATGGCAGGAATGAATGTGGTAGGAGATTTGTTTGGAAGCGGAAAAATGTTCTTGCCACAAGTAGTAAAATCAGCTCGTGTGATGAAAAAAGCCGTGGCGTATCTGCTACCTTATATAGAAGCAGAAAAAGATGGAAAATCATCATCCGCTGGAAAAGTATTGATGGCTACTGTAAAAGGTGATGTGCATGACATTGGTAAAAATATCGTATCCGTAGTATTGGCTTGTAACAATTTTGAGATCATCGATTTAGGAGTAATGGTGCCACCAGAGAAAATTATTGAAACAGCCATTGCTGAAAATGTAGATATTATCGGTTTAAGCGGATTGATTACGCCTTCGTTGGATGAAATGGTGTATCTGGCCAAAGAAATGGACAAACGCGATATCCAAATCCCGATTATGATTGGTGGGGCGACGACTTCGCGTGCACATACGGCTGTGAAAATCGCACCGGAATACCGTCAAACCGTGGTACACGTAAACGATGCTTCGCGAGCGGTAACCGTAGCTGGAAATCTGTTAAACAAAGACCGAAAAATATACGCCAGTACTATCCGTGCAGAATATGAAGTATTTCGCGAAACCTTTTTAAACCGTCAGCGCGATAAGAGTTACCATACCATTGAAAAAGCAAGAGCCAATAAACTGCAATTGAATTGGGATAATTTCGAAGCCAAAAAACCGAACTTCATCGGAGCAAAAACCATTGAAGTACCGTTGCAGGAATTGGTGCCATATATCGACTGGACACCTTTTTTCGGTTCGTGGCAATTGTTTGGAAAATATCCTGCTATTCTAACGGATAATGTGGTAGGGGAACAGGCAACGATTTTGTTTGCCGATGCGCAGAAAATGCTGAAGCAATTACTCGATGAAAACTGGTTAGAAGCCAAAGGTATTTACGGCATCTTTCCTGCGAATCAAGTAAAAGACGATGACATCGAATTGTATGATGAAAACGGAAATGTATTGGAAACTTTCTTAACGCTTCGTCAGCAGTCACAAAAGACCGTTGGTGCTCCAAACATTGCTTTAGCAGACTTTATTGCGCCAAAAGAAAGCAACAAAAAGGATTACATGGGAGCTTTTTGTGTGACAACTGGTTTCGGGGTTGATGAAAAAGCCAAAGAATTTGAAGAAGCCAACGATGATTATAGTTCTATCATGGTGAAAGCTTTAGGCGATCGTTTTGCAGAAGCATTTGCAGAATATCTGCATGAGAAAATCCGTAAGGAGATTTGGGGATATGCATCCGAAGAACATTTGTCTAACGAGGAATTAATTAAAGAAGACTATAAAGGAATACGTCCAGCACCTGGTTATCCAGCTTGCCCCGATCATTTGGAAAAACCATCGATTTGGAGTTTGCTGAACGTAGAAGAAAAAATAGGTGTAAAACTAACGGAAAGTATGGCGATGTGGCCAGCTTCTTCGGTATCAGGGTATTATTTTGGACATCCAGAAAGTAAATATTTTGGACTTGGAAAAATAAAAGAAGATCAGGTTCAGGATTATGCTCAACGAAGAAATTGTACTTACGAATATGCCGAGAAATGGCTTAACCCAAACATAGCAGATTAA
- the metF gene encoding methylenetetrahydrofolate reductase [NAD(P)H] has product MKVTQHIEKANGKSLFSFEILPPLKGQNIQCIFDSIDPLMEFKPPFIDVTYHREEYEFKELPNGLLEKKIVKKRPGTVGICSAIQNKYQVDAIPHILCGGFTKEDTENFLIDMDFLGIDNVVALRGDAVKSEIYFKPEKEGHSYASELVTQINNLNNGIYLDADLQNTNKTNFCIGVAGYPEKHMEAPSLDSDIYFLKQKIKNGADYIITQMFFDNKKFFEFVDKCRASGITVPIIPGLKPISTKKQLNLIPHRFKVDLPDDLIMAVVKAKDNEAVKEIGIEWCIEQSKELQKAGIPVLHYYSMGKAENIRQIAKEVF; this is encoded by the coding sequence ATGAAAGTAACTCAACATATAGAAAAAGCCAACGGAAAATCATTATTCTCTTTCGAGATTTTACCGCCGTTAAAAGGACAAAATATTCAATGCATTTTTGATAGTATTGATCCGTTAATGGAATTTAAACCACCATTTATAGATGTAACTTATCATCGCGAAGAATATGAATTTAAAGAACTGCCAAATGGTTTGTTGGAAAAGAAAATCGTTAAGAAACGTCCAGGAACGGTTGGTATTTGTTCGGCGATTCAGAATAAATACCAGGTAGATGCTATTCCGCATATTTTATGTGGTGGTTTTACTAAAGAAGATACTGAGAATTTCCTAATCGATATGGATTTCTTAGGAATTGATAATGTAGTGGCTTTACGTGGTGATGCTGTAAAAAGTGAAATCTATTTCAAACCTGAAAAAGAAGGCCATTCGTATGCTTCGGAACTGGTAACTCAAATTAATAACTTGAATAACGGAATTTATCTGGATGCAGATTTACAGAATACGAATAAAACAAATTTCTGTATTGGTGTAGCGGGTTATCCAGAGAAACACATGGAAGCACCAAGCTTGGACAGTGACATTTATTTCTTAAAGCAGAAAATCAAAAACGGAGCAGATTACATCATCACTCAAATGTTTTTTGACAATAAAAAATTCTTTGAGTTCGTAGACAAATGTCGTGCTTCAGGGATCACGGTTCCTATTATTCCAGGATTAAAACCGATTTCGACTAAAAAACAACTGAATTTAATACCACATCGTTTCAAAGTAGATTTACCAGATGATTTAATCATGGCAGTGGTAAAAGCAAAAGATAATGAAGCTGTAAAAGAAATAGGAATCGAATGGTGTATCGAGCAAAGTAAGGAATTACAAAAAGCTGGAATTCCGGTTTTACATTACTATTCTATGGGGAAAGCAGAAAATATTAGACAGATTGCTAAGGAAGTTTTTTAG
- the gldA gene encoding gliding motility-associated ABC transporter ATP-binding subunit GldA, with protein sequence MSIEVQNISKSYGAQKALDNVSFTVKKGEIVGFLGPNGAGKSTLMKILTTYINSDEGIAKVNDFDVITNQLEVQKSVGYLPEHNPLYLDLYVREYLTFNADVYKVEKSRIDEVITLTGLTPEAHKKIGQLSKGYRQRVGLATALLHNPDVLILDEPTTGLDPNQLVEIRELIKNIGKDKTVFLSTHIMQEVEAICDRVIIINQGKIVADNNIDNLITEINEQIIEVEFDKTVDENLVAQIPNITSYILNGNLWQFTFAASEDMRSTVFDFAQANGLKTLQLSQKNKDLESVFREKTK encoded by the coding sequence ATGTCAATTGAAGTTCAAAATATTTCCAAAAGTTATGGTGCTCAAAAAGCGCTTGACAATGTTTCATTTACAGTAAAAAAAGGAGAAATTGTTGGTTTCTTGGGACCAAACGGTGCTGGAAAATCGACTTTAATGAAAATTTTGACAACCTACATCAATTCAGATGAAGGTATTGCCAAGGTTAATGATTTTGACGTAATTACTAATCAATTAGAAGTGCAAAAGTCAGTAGGTTACTTACCAGAACACAATCCGTTGTACTTAGATTTGTATGTAAGAGAGTATTTGACTTTTAATGCTGATGTGTACAAAGTAGAAAAATCTAGAATTGACGAAGTTATTACACTAACAGGACTTACTCCTGAAGCACATAAAAAAATTGGCCAACTATCTAAAGGGTATCGCCAACGTGTTGGATTAGCAACAGCACTATTACACAATCCTGATGTTTTGATTTTAGATGAACCTACAACAGGTTTAGACCCTAATCAATTAGTCGAAATACGTGAATTGATTAAAAACATAGGTAAAGACAAAACGGTATTCCTTTCTACACATATTATGCAGGAAGTTGAAGCTATTTGCGACCGAGTAATTATTATTAATCAAGGAAAAATTGTTGCTGACAACAACATTGACAACCTCATCACCGAAATAAACGAACAAATCATTGAAGTAGAGTTTGACAAAACTGTGGATGAAAACTTGGTTGCTCAAATTCCTAATATCACTTCATACATTCTAAACGGAAATCTTTGGCAATTTACATTTGCTGCTAGCGAAGATATGCGTTCTACTGTTTTTGATTTCGCACAGGCTAATGGATTAAAAACATTACAACTTTCACAGAAAAACAAAGATTTAGAAAGTGTGTTTAGGGAGAAAACGAAGTAA
- a CDS encoding TetR family transcriptional regulator C-terminal domain-containing protein — translation MAKKKTFEITKDNIVSLYTDYVLINGKKPNSIYEFAKNNSMEEAEFYKYFASFEALEEQFFSDMLHYTLELLSNSSDYEHYDASQKLSCFYFTFFEVATANRSFVMHLLQQEKMPLKNLMKLKSLRKDFLSYVKTVLDTPYKIENQRITDIQNRVVHEGAWLQFMSILKYWMEDTSASFEKTDVFIEKSVKASFDVVYNVPVESILDFGKFIWKEKFGNFNSKK, via the coding sequence ATGGCAAAGAAAAAAACATTCGAAATAACTAAGGATAACATTGTATCTCTTTACACTGATTATGTACTTATAAATGGGAAAAAACCAAATTCTATATATGAGTTTGCAAAAAATAATAGCATGGAGGAAGCAGAGTTCTACAAATACTTTGCCTCTTTTGAAGCTTTAGAAGAACAGTTTTTTTCAGATATGTTGCACTACACCTTAGAGTTGTTGTCTAACTCTTCAGATTATGAACATTATGATGCGTCACAAAAATTATCATGTTTTTATTTCACTTTCTTTGAAGTAGCTACGGCTAATAGAAGTTTTGTCATGCATTTGTTGCAACAAGAAAAAATGCCTTTGAAGAATCTAATGAAGTTGAAATCACTGCGAAAAGATTTCTTGTCTTATGTGAAAACAGTATTAGATACTCCGTATAAAATAGAAAATCAACGAATTACTGATATTCAGAATAGAGTCGTGCACGAAGGAGCTTGGTTGCAATTCATGTCTATCTTAAAATATTGGATGGAAGATACCTCTGCTAGTTTCGAAAAAACAGATGTATTCATCGAAAAGTCAGTAAAAGCTAGTTTTGATGTGGTGTATAATGTGCCTGTCGAAAGTATTCTAGATTTTGGAAAATTCATCTGGAAAGAAAAATTTGGAAATTTTAATTCAAAAAAATGA
- a CDS encoding ABC1 kinase family protein — translation MKKIDSIPTNKVERVAKLVTTGVKVGGNYLKYYGEKVVNPNLTKDKLHENNAADIYDGLKELKGSALKVAQMLSMEKNLLPQSYVEKFSLSQFSVPPLSAPLVRKTFKNYFKKYPEELFDEFSPDSINAASIGQVHRAKKDGKELAVKIQYPGVRESISTDIALVKPIAVRMFNLQGTSDEYFQEVEDKLTEETDYKLELQQSETVRNECQIIENLKLPSYYPELSSDKIITMDWMKGVHLSEFCNTETSQEKRNRVGQTLWNFYMFQIHQLKKFHADPHPGNFLIDDEANLIAIDFGCMKQIPDSFYKPYFEVSTPSALADMDYFKKKLFELEILKSTDNPKEIEFFTAMFHELLTVFTEPIHKPEFDFANPEFFGKIAALSEKFANDKQLRKMNGNRGSKHFIYVNRTFFGLYNLMFDIKAKIKINDFEKYLS, via the coding sequence ATGAAAAAGATAGATTCTATTCCAACCAACAAAGTAGAACGTGTAGCGAAATTAGTCACTACAGGGGTAAAAGTAGGTGGAAATTACCTTAAATATTATGGTGAAAAAGTAGTGAATCCCAATCTAACAAAAGATAAGCTTCATGAAAATAATGCCGCTGATATATACGATGGTTTGAAAGAATTAAAAGGGAGTGCACTAAAGGTAGCGCAAATGTTAAGTATGGAGAAAAATTTATTGCCACAATCGTATGTGGAAAAATTTTCTTTGTCTCAATTCTCTGTACCTCCACTTTCAGCGCCTTTAGTGCGTAAAACATTTAAAAATTATTTTAAAAAATATCCAGAAGAACTATTTGATGAATTTTCACCCGATTCTATCAATGCGGCAAGTATTGGTCAAGTTCATAGAGCTAAAAAAGATGGTAAAGAGCTCGCTGTAAAAATTCAATATCCAGGAGTTAGAGAAAGTATAAGTACTGATATAGCTTTGGTAAAACCAATTGCGGTTCGCATGTTTAATCTTCAAGGTACTTCCGATGAATATTTTCAAGAAGTAGAAGATAAATTAACGGAAGAAACAGATTATAAACTAGAATTACAACAAAGTGAAACGGTTCGAAATGAATGTCAAATCATAGAGAATTTAAAGCTTCCAAGTTATTATCCGGAATTGTCATCGGATAAAATCATAACCATGGATTGGATGAAGGGAGTGCATTTATCTGAATTCTGTAATACCGAAACATCTCAAGAGAAAAGGAATCGAGTGGGACAAACGCTTTGGAATTTTTATATGTTCCAAATCCACCAATTGAAAAAGTTTCATGCAGACCCGCATCCAGGGAATTTCTTAATAGACGATGAAGCGAATTTAATTGCTATCGATTTTGGTTGTATGAAACAAATTCCGGATTCGTTTTACAAACCTTATTTTGAAGTGTCTACACCAAGTGCTTTGGCAGACATGGATTATTTTAAAAAGAAACTTTTCGAATTAGAAATCTTAAAATCAACAGACAATCCAAAAGAAATCGAATTTTTCACCGCTATGTTTCATGAATTGCTGACGGTTTTTACGGAACCTATTCATAAACCGGAATTCGATTTTGCAAATCCAGAGTTTTTTGGAAAAATAGCAGCACTCAGTGAAAAGTTTGCCAATGATAAACAATTGCGTAAAATGAACGGGAATCGTGGTTCTAAACATTTCATCTATGTGAATAGGACGTTTTTTGGCTTATATAATTTAATGTTTGATATCAAAGCCAAAATCAAAATCAACGACTTTGAAAAATACTTATCATAA
- a CDS encoding DUF2256 domain-containing protein, translating into MKNTYHKGNKSYLPSKICVTCEKPFSWRKKWEKNWEEVKYCSDACRKRK; encoded by the coding sequence TTGAAAAATACTTATCATAAAGGGAACAAATCGTATTTGCCCAGTAAGATTTGTGTTACTTGTGAAAAGCCATTTTCTTGGCGAAAGAAATGGGAAAAAAATTGGGAAGAAGTAAAATATTGTAGCGATGCGTGCAGAAAAAGGAAATAA
- a CDS encoding DASH family cryptochrome → MRAEKGNKKIIWFRNNLRTHDAAFWNHIQESDEVIAVYCLEPTWLESTPYGWKKMEVFRAQFLLETLADLQQNLSKNNISFYFFQTDAVRAFEEIHAVFPFDTIITQAEWTYEELSIEQKIKTAFPTVNWKFDYDQFLIEPSNLPFSIEQLPDVFTAYRKKVEQKWAVNEVVIKPKVLFKKIEMPFSSTIPTVEQLGYESIVEDERSAFPCKGGETEALRHLKKYIWEHQQITTYKETRNELVGIQYSTKFSPWLANGSLSARTIYHEVRKFENEVLESDSTYWVLFELLWRDFFKCVSMKYGNRLFQLSGILNQDYNWKTNENVINDWINGKTKYDFINANMLELKATGWMSNRGRQNVASYFAKEMEQDWRIGASYFEAYLIDYDVHSNYGNWNYLAGVGNDPRDRKFNIDLQAKNYDNFHVFLNLWLTKKAVEL, encoded by the coding sequence ATGCGTGCAGAAAAAGGAAATAAAAAAATCATTTGGTTCAGAAATAATTTGCGAACACATGATGCTGCTTTTTGGAATCATATTCAAGAATCAGACGAAGTGATTGCAGTGTATTGTCTTGAACCAACATGGTTAGAATCCACTCCCTATGGATGGAAAAAAATGGAAGTTTTTCGTGCGCAATTTTTATTGGAAACTTTAGCTGATTTGCAGCAGAATTTGTCTAAAAACAATATTTCTTTTTACTTTTTTCAAACCGATGCAGTTCGCGCTTTTGAAGAAATTCATGCAGTTTTTCCATTCGATACAATCATTACTCAAGCAGAATGGACGTATGAAGAACTAAGTATCGAACAAAAAATAAAAACAGCATTTCCAACTGTGAATTGGAAATTTGATTATGATCAATTTTTAATTGAGCCCTCAAATTTACCTTTTTCCATAGAGCAATTGCCTGATGTTTTTACTGCATACCGTAAAAAAGTGGAACAAAAATGGGCAGTAAATGAAGTAGTTATAAAACCGAAGGTGCTCTTCAAAAAAATAGAAATGCCTTTTTCTTCTACAATACCTACAGTAGAACAATTAGGTTACGAATCTATTGTTGAAGATGAACGCTCGGCTTTTCCTTGTAAAGGAGGAGAAACAGAAGCCTTACGTCATCTGAAAAAATACATTTGGGAGCATCAACAAATTACTACTTATAAAGAAACAAGAAATGAATTAGTAGGTATTCAATACAGTACAAAATTTTCTCCTTGGTTGGCTAATGGGTCGCTCTCGGCACGAACTATCTATCATGAGGTTAGAAAGTTTGAAAACGAAGTTCTAGAAAGTGACTCTACTTATTGGGTTTTATTCGAATTATTATGGCGTGATTTTTTCAAATGTGTAAGCATGAAATATGGCAATCGTTTGTTTCAGCTTTCTGGAATTTTGAATCAAGATTATAATTGGAAAACCAATGAAAATGTCATTAATGATTGGATAAATGGAAAAACCAAGTACGATTTTATCAACGCTAATATGTTGGAATTAAAAGCTACAGGTTGGATGAGCAACAGAGGCAGACAAAACGTTGCGAGTTATTTTGCAAAAGAAATGGAACAGGATTGGCGTATTGGGGCGAGTTATTTTGAAGCTTATTTAATTGATTATGATGTGCATTCTAATTATGGGAATTGGAATTATTTAGCCGGTGTAGGAAATGATCCTAGAGATCGAAAATTCAATATTGACTTACAAGCCAAAAATTACGATAATTTTCATGTGTTTCTAAACCTTTGGTTAACTAAAAAAGCGGTAGAGTTATGA